The Elaeis guineensis isolate ETL-2024a chromosome 3, EG11, whole genome shotgun sequence region ATTtgtttgtgagagagagagagagagagagtgcctAAATTCAAACCTTGCTTAGTTTATAGATGAGAAATAACAAGCAGAGAGGTCACTTACAGGAGCCTCATACTAAGTGTCAAAACTTATTTCCAAAGGAAAGCTGATCTAATGCACCAATTATAGAATATATGATCGTCAAATCCCATGGACACCCCGCAAACTGACCTGATTGAGGAGACTAATCTTGGCTCATGTTTAAGTGTTATTAGCAAGATCTAGAAAACGGATATGATAAATATTTTCTAGGTGCCCCCTTATTTGACGGATGAGAAGAAAATAATAGGGTGACCTACTTGCTTGGTAGGTGGCACACCTATGTAGCAGAACATCGTAAAGGAAATAAAGTATCATGCAGGGTAGTGGGTGTGGCAGGTGAGAGGCATTGGTTGGATTCATCCTTTATCTCTTTTGACAATGCTAAAGTACTCTTTGGGCCCAAAGCATTGATCATCGCCAAAAGAAGTCTATCAGTGCTCCAAGGTGAACCTGAAGCACTGTAAGATACAAAATAGGGCCTTATGCCCCCCTTTAAAAATTATACATCTATTCAGCAAACCCCTTCTTGCAAAGTCTCTCATTTAGTCACTTGAACTAAAATTGGTTGTGGATGCAAGCTTCAGTACCAGAGCAGTGAAGAGGAAGTGGGTCCAAGGGAGATTCCAAGGCTTAGGCATCacaggtagatgattccagcttCTACGATGTTTGCTACAGCCACGAAAGTTCTTGTGTGGTCAGCTTTCTTGGCTTTACCAGTAGTTTCTAGGAAGTCTCTTTGTGTGTTCACTGATAAACCACTGATTCAAACTAGGTACAAAATGAACTACCACAGGCTATGCATTCTAGTATGGTTTGATAGGAGAGCAGACTTCAATGAATGAAGAGTTCTTCCAAATGGATGGTGCCACATGCTAGCTTGCCTGGTTGATTCTTGCATCTTTGGATCAGAGTTGATATCAATTCATTATTAAgttactttcttttttcttcttatatcTTCTGTGAAATATCATTTTTTGATAGATCATCTACTGTGATTCAAAAATAgggataatattttagagaaaataaCTGAACTGTGTGCTTGATGAATATATAATATATAGGTGGTTTCATATGTAAATTTTGATTAACAGGTAATCGAGCATGTTGCAGATCCCTTGGAGTTCTGCAAATCCCTGGCAGCATTAACGGCTCCTACTGGTGCCACTGTGATCTCTACCATTAACCGCTCCGTGAGATCATATGCTACTGCCATAATTGCTGCTGAATACCTTCTCAACTGGGTATGTTGCTACTGTGAGCTAAATTTTTCTGCAATTTTCTTTTACAACAAACTTGAGATATAAATGACATTTTGCCCCCAATTTTATATATCTAATGCGAAGATCTGTTGCGCACATTATTTCCACTCATGTTACCCTGAGGAGCTCATGTTATTCACACATTAGTTTTTTGAGTGAATTGCAGATGTTGTGAACATAATATTGGaaatgtttgaatttttgaaGTCTGGATTAATTATAATATGCCGGATGTGTTTTTGCACAAACAGAAGCATACAAAAGGTTCTCTTCATGCTTTGCATTGTCGTTCAAATGAATGATCGCATTGTTGACATTAAAAAAGGGCTTTTGTgacttttaaagaaaaaaaacgcTTTCTAAGAAAGATAAATGGCTGGTAACATCATCTGAGAAGCACTTACACATGCAGAAAAGTCAAAAAAGCACTTTTAGGAGAAGCTACAAAACTtagcttctctctttttcttcttatagGTAACACCAAATATGCCCTAGAAATCTTTCAGAATAGTCCGTCTGGAACTTCATTATGCAATAGTCCATAAAATACACATGCTGTAGAAAGAAAGGTGCAATAATTTATTAAGTCATGTTGAAGAAAGCTAAGGTTCTTGATACTGTCAGAGTTTACCCTTGTGAAACTTATGTGCTTGTGCTAGTAGAAGGGACTAACTAGGATCTCACTCCTACTTGCACAATGTTTGGAACATGCATTATTTATATAAACGAATGGAGTAGGGCCAGCAATTTCTGATAACTTGCATGTTTCTGGTTGTATATTGAAGTTTAGATTCATGTTACGTCGTGGAGCACTGAGCGTGTCCATTTTGGTGAGGATTTGTTTATAAGTGTACAGATTTAAGCATCTTGTTATAATTCGGATGCACTGAATATCTGAGGGGCTCCTGCACGATAGGGTAACTTAATGTTTGCCGAACACTTTGGGAAGacttatacccaaaaaaaaaaaaggaaaaagaaaaagaaagaaagaaagaataaggGCTATTGGATGGGGAGGAAAAGACCTAAGCTAACGTATATGGAATTTGAGAAAAGGCGGGAAAGCTTAAAATAGCAGTCTAAATAAGAAGGCAAATAGCTAGTAGTAAGCTTGATGATTATGGTTATGGTAGTTTCATTCAAAGTGGAAAATCATCCCATATTTCATTGATTGTACGGCATACTCTGCCTTGTATTTTGCAGCTACCAAAAGGTACCCATCAGTGGTCAAGATTTCTCACTCCCGAGGAATTAGTGTTGATCTTGCAAAGAGCTTCGATCTCTGTAAATTTTTAGTCCCCTTCATTAGCCATGAATGCACCATTATTTTATTGCATGTATTGTACTCCAGATGGGCCTGAAGCTTGTTAATTTTATGGACATTTTTATGGTCAGGTGCAGGAAATGGCAGGGTTCGTTTACAATCCATTGACCAGAGAGTGGTCTCTATCAGATGATACAAGTGTAAACTTCATTGTATTTGGTGCCAAGGGGAGTGAGTGAGACTTATGAAATATCTCTCTCTTCAAATTACAGCCAACCGCTGGTCCATCTCTGCTGGTCCTGCTAATATAAGAGAGAATGGTTTTTGTTCCATGTTTGTCAAAGGAGCATGACTAAACAACAGCTGCTTTAGAATTTTTTTCCTCGTCTAATCTGGCATGTCATTACTGCAGAATTAACGTAACAAGGGTCTATCAGCCTGAGGATGGCTCCTTCATCTGATCAATGGACAGCGCAGCTTCCAGATACCCCTTTGTAGTGTGAACTTCATGGTCTCTAGACTCGAGGCATCTAGGGATCTTCTTTTcttgttttcaaatatttatagctTTTTCTCACCTTTAGGCAATTGGTGCAGACGGTTGATccatttaaaaagtattttaaaaCCTACAACTTTTGTCAAGATTTACGTTAGGTGGGTAAATTACAGAAGatactttctatgtatttcttATCAGTATCAAGACATGATTGGCTATGTGTACCTTTTATATTTTGGAAGTAACATCGTTACATGAGAACTAGTGCTTTGTTTTTTCAGGAATGCCTTGATATGAATACGTTGTGGGTAACTTAGCAGGGACAAAATTCAGTTGTTAAGAACCTAAAGCTTGACAGAGCGTGAATGCTGCAAGCTGCTTGAATCTCTAGGACCAAGGACGCGTTATATCAGCTATGCTCACATCAGTGGGTGGTAGATTATATTGTACCATTGCTTATTTAAAGCTTAGTTTGAGTAAAGCGTCCTTGCAAGTGACTTGTGAGTCATGCTTACCTTGTTGATCCTGCAGCAAATCTGGGCTGTAACAGCAGCCGTATCTACTTTACCAAATCAAGTAATCATTCCAGAATTGAGTAGTCAtgttccaatttaaattgacaagATTTAAGTCGCATTTAGCATCAGTTTCAACCTTGGGTTTGATTTTATTTCCACACACCACCATGATTATTCCTCATTGGAACCCAGAGACAAGCAGCCCCAATTGATTTATAGAAcagaagtagtgcaggccatccAGGGCATAGAGAGGAGTCCATCCGCTTCGGATTTGTTGGCTATAGGGACAGAGGTTGACACCCTGATGGAGGGGGGTACTGGTGCTGTTCCCCTCCACCGTCAGCCATCCCTACGAGGTTTGCTGATTTGGAATACTTGGAGGACAGGAAAGCTCTCTTTCTGGACGGCTTTTGAGAGGATGATCTAGCAACATTGCTTTGATATTTGTGTCCTGCTTGAAACCCATTTTTCAAAAGGGTCTCGATCGAGCCAGATGTCGGATCCCACCGGCATGGTGCTCCTACATTGTGAAGTCCAAGGGTCTTTTTGGGGGGGGGTCATGGTGTTGTAGCGTCGCGGCTCGGTTAGGATGGATACTTTCTACAGGTGCGAACAACAGGTGGCATTAGTCATATCTAAGCAGACAGATGGACCATAGCTTCTGTCTGGAGTATATGCAAGTATCGAGTACAGGGAATGGAGGGTGCTTTAATCCGAGATCTTTGGAATGGTGGTGCAGGGTCTGTCTTTTCTTGTTGCTTGGGACTTTAACTGTATAGTTGGGCCTGATGAGAAGATGGTGGGAGGCAGTATGTGGATAGTGTTGACTCCAGagagttcaaaaaaattatcggagatttgggcttgattgaccTTGGTTACACTGGGTCCAAGTTCATTTGGTGCAACAACCGACTTGGGGCTGCTAGGGTTTGGGAGAGGATCGATCAGACGCTGGTCATCGCCTCTTGATTTTAGCATTTTTCAGAACATCAGGTTCAGTAGCTTCTAAGGATCGTCTCAGACCATTACTGATTTTGATCACTACTAGTGGCCTACGCTTGACTAGCACTCCATTCAGATTCGAGAAGTTTTGGACCTTCTATGATCTTAGGACCTGATCAGAGATGTTTGGAGGATATCGATCCATGATGATACGAGATACTGAGTGACTAGGAGGCTTGACTTAGTGCAACGCAGGCTTATCCAGTGGAACCGACTGAAGGTTGGTGACATCTTCAGATGGATCGAGGGGGTGGAGGCGGACATTGTGGAGCTCCAAAGGAGAGAGGACAGGAGGGGGGCCTTCAGGAGCCGGACCTGAGGGAActtcgaacaagctctctatccaCCACTCTCTATTGAGACAGCAAGAGACGATATGGAGGCAGAAATTCAGGATGCAGTGGATCAGAGAGGATGATCGAAATATCAGATTCTTTTATTAGTCGATGATGATTCGGAGGTCcactaatcatatcagatagttAAGGGATAGATGGTAGAGTGGTGGAGGATAGTGATGAGATCAGGAGATATATTTTATAGTTTTTCAGATCATGCTAGACTGCACCCTTGGGCAATTGTGCCCCCTCCAGGGGTCCCAACATGCTTGCTGCATCTCAGAGGAGGAGAATGAGGTCTTGATCCATCCTCTGTCTACTGAGGAGGTGCTCTCTGGTCTCTCGAAGAAGATAAGACTTTAGAACCTGATGGATTTCTCCCACTCTTTTTTCGGCATTACTGGCTTATTGTTTGCAATGAGGTGATTGAAGCGGTGTAGTTGGTTTTTCAATCTAGAGACATCTCGACGGAGTCGAATAAGATGTTGATCACCCTTATTTCGAAGAGATCTAATGTGTCAGCCCTAAGTCACTTTAGATCGATCAGCCTGTGCACCACTCTCTACAAAATATGTACGAGGGTCCTGATTGGATGTTTGAAGCCGGTTGTTCTACACCTGATCAGTCTAAAGCAAGATGCTTTTGTTAGTGACCGTTGCATTACCGATAATGTCTTGTTTGTTCAGGAGTTTATACATGATCTACGGCATACACCCATTCGTCGGAGCTTGATGGTGATCAAGCTGGATATGGAGTGGGCCTATAATCGGATGAGCTGATAGTTCCTTCACTGGATGCTCCTTGAGTTTGACTTCCAGGATAGATGGATCGACTGGATCATAGACTGCATGAAGACTTCGAGCTTTGCCATTCTGATCAATGGCACCCCGACGTATTTCTTCCACTCAGCAGACGGTCTTCGCCAAAGGTGCCCCCTCTCCCCTTATCTTTTTATTCTGTGTGCTGATGCTCTTTCTCGTACTCTTTTGGCGGCAGTCCATAGTGCGGAGCTAGAGCCCTACTGGCCAGCCCTTGGGAGTCAACCACTCTcgtatcttctttttgtagatgatTGCTTGCTTATTGGTCGGACCTCGATTCAAAATGTGAGGTGCTTTATGAATATTATAGATGCCTATTGTCAGGCTTCTGGTAAACTCGTGAATTCGCAAAAGTCCACGATCACTTTCAGCCCTAAGACGAGGGTTCAGATGAAGCAGGCAATTCAAGATAGATAGAGATCCCTGAGCAGACTGGGATTCTAACCTACCTGGGGTCCCTATCACAGGGCAAAGCCAGACAAATGGAGCAACGGGTCCGAGATCCCCTCGATGGCTGGCAAGTCAGTGCTCTCTCCATGATGGGCTAGACTACCCTCATAAGATCAGTTCTGAGTTCCATTTCGATCTACCTCTTGGTGAATACTATAGTGCCATGCTCTTCTCTCAAGAGTTGGAGCAGCAGTTTCGAAATATTTTGTGGGGCACTCGTCATGGGGGCCGTGGGCTTCACTTGCTTTTCTAGGAGGTGGTTTGCCGGTCGGTGCAAGATGGAGACCTTGAGATCTAGTCCTTGCTGGTCAGGAGGAAAACTATGATATCTAGACATGCTGCTAGATTCCTCACCCTGCTTGATTGTTTGTGAAGTAGGGTGATGAGGGCTTATTATGAGGCATAGAGCCCAGAGGTCCTATATTCAGACCGATCGTGGTTCTTCATTCATCTGGAGAGAGATCTGTGCTCGCGCCCCTACAATAGTGGCCCGGGTGAGGTGGCTGATTGGTGATGAAACTTCGATCAATATGTGCCAGGATGCTTGGATCTTCGATCCGTCGCTCTCTCGCTAGCTGACTTATGTCAGTACTGAGGTGAACGAGCATCTGCGGATCTATGACTTAATCTTTATGACGATAGGGGTTGGAGGGCTCCGGAGGTCACCCACCTATTTGGTTGGCCACTTGCTGATAGGGTTCTTGCCATTTCGATTCCTATCTATTGGAGCCAGAACTTGAAGGTGTGGGGGCAATCTTGCTGCCCTAAGGTCCCTGCCAAGGACCTCATCGATATGAGTAGACCAGTGCCTGAGAGGAGGATCGATGCGGCTTGGATTTGGAGAGTGACTGCCCATCCCAAGATCAGGCTTTTCCTTTGGAAGGTTGTCTGGAACTGGCTACCAATGCAGACTCTTCTCAGAGATAGAGGAATAGAGGTTCCGACCATCTATCCAGTCTGCGAGTTGAAGGATTCGACGGAGTATGCTCTTTTTCACTATCTGAGGGCAAGTTTGATTTGGAGGATGGCGGGTGGCCAGCCATGGGGGACAACCAGTGGCCTTTGGCTTCCACCATTCTTAGATGCAATCCATCGAAGCATGATCGAGAGCTCACCTAGGAGCCGAAGAATGGCGTATATCGCCTATCAGATCTGACTGTCCAGGAACAATCTGGTGTTTGATGCTGAGGTTCTGCCACACGGCATATGCTGGAAAGAGTATGTTGCTTAGCTGCGAAGTACTGCCATTTCGATGTTGCTAGCCCAAGCTTTGCCACCCGAGCTTCTGGGACTCCCCTACTACGCCTATAGCAATCTGACGGGTTTTGTTCATTTCTTTAGAGCCCCCTTCTGTCGGGATTTGTCACGATTAATTTCGACGGTAGTGTTAAAGAGGGCTGAGGTGGGTCGGGCTTTGTTATCCAGGCCCCCGGACGCTAAGCTTCTGGCAGTGGGGGGGACGGGTGTCACAGTATTTTGATTTGGCTGTCCCTGATGTTGAGTTTCGTACTGCTTGGACGGACATCATCTGTACATGGCAAGAATTGCGGGCTAAGAGGATATTCATTGAGTATGACTCTGCCACAGTTATTGGTTAGATTAGGGATGTGGCAAAGCATTTTGATGCTCACCTGCTTCTCTGCGATATTTGAAGGTCTCTTCGTTAATCCATCGAGATGACCATTTGACATGTTTATCGAAAGATTAACAGTGCTACAGACTCGGTTACCTCCTCTATTGCCCAGCATACTAGAGTCTGGACCTGACGTTAAAACGACATCTACCCCAGGGCCTGAAAGATATCTTGTATTTTAACTCTTTGAGCAACTCTCACATTAGAATGGTATGACCGTTTattttgtaacaaaaaaaaataaatagcatcatatttttctcaaatttttttttagaaaaaaagaacagcagaaaaaaaatatcataccaATTATACCCTCGGTTTTTATTAGATCGCAATGAATGACAAGCGCCTTCTAAATTATATATtgataattattaattaacttacgAATTTAGATGGATCCACGTCAAAAACCGAAAGTGATGTGGTAGTGTCCTCTTGGTGGCATTTGCATTAGGATAGCACCTTCAAAACATATTACCTGGATAACATGGAACCCATGCCCATGGTTCTCATCATTCTTATGCCAGATCAGTTCAACATAAATAAGGTCATCCTTGACCCTGAAAATCATCAACATATTGGTCCACCCGTGGCCTAAAACAATGCCACACACACAAACAATCTCAAGAGGAATGCAACAGTCTGTTGCCATGCGCATGCATAAGCCATCTCAACGTAACAGACCAAAACTTGAGCAGACCTTCAATCAGCAGTTACCTGTATCACATTCTCGCATTCTATTATTAAACAATCATCAGAGGACATTTCAGGCATTCACCCAGCTCGGACCAAAACTGAGCAGATCTTCAGTCAGTAGTTATATCACATCCTCGCATTCCATTATTAAACAAGCACCAGAGAACATTTCACTCATTCATACAACTGCAATATCCTTATAAAACATAATTTCAAGAGTTACAATAAAAGAGTACCTCAGCTACACCTTCAACtacaaatttttgattaaaatgttCCAGGAATATCAGATGCTATGGCTAAAAGAGTAGCTTATACAAAAAGCTTTACATCTTCTTACCCACTTCACTAACCCATTTCATATTCACTAACTAGGCAGAATCATCTTTAAGGTCGTTGACACGTTCACATTCATTTATCCATTCATTGTATCTGTGACATAAAGATCTTTTTTAGTCAGAAGATTCCCATTTCATATCCATTAAACAACTAACAAAAGAACCAATATATCATAGGATAATCAGCTTACATGTCAATTGGCCCGGTCACTGCTGCAAAGAGGAAAGAGgggaaaataaggaaaaaaagaaTTAGTGACCATATTTTTAATATCTGGTACACGATACTCTATACACTAATCATCTCTAATATTGAATAACTTATTGAGATTGAATTTGTTACATCTAAATAGTCTTGCACTTGGGAATCTGTTACATCTAAATAATCTTGCacttgttcaatatttgaaaatatatgcTCAACAAATTGTTTGCACCAGTTTTATATACATCATGGTTACCAACTACTTTTGCTTATTGTTTCTTCTTTATTGAGGAGAGAATGATTCTTTTGGTCATCAAATTTCTCCTACTCCATACACCATAGGTTTCACTAAACATTTTGGCATGCCCCGCACATAACCACCTTCTTCCATTTGCTTGAAGGTTGTTCAGGTTTAAGTTGGCTAAGAAATCTCTGAGCAAGACTCAACTGGTAAAAGTTTTATATATTTATGACTCGATGAATGCCACATATTAGCTTTTAGTTAACTAGAACTTTTGTTACCaatttattctctttttttttaaaaaaaaggtgtGCTCCATGCATTTCTTTCCAATCAGGAAATATAAATCATACCAGTAATAGTAGTGCCGAAACTTTCTTGACAAATCCTGCATGAGGCCTCACCAATCAAATTCTTCATGTCACTGCAAAAGCAAAAGAATGAATGAGTAACAATTATGATCTATTTAGCACAGGAACATCATTGCATAATTCTACTCCATGCTGTTTGCACAAACATGGTACTTGCTTGCAACTATGTACATTAAACCAAACACTTTGTTTGTGCGCGTGTCTGTGTTGTTGAGGCTTGAAAGAAGCAAAAGCAGAAAGACTGAAATACAATAGGTGTAGAAGATGAGCTAAAAAAATGCTTCTTTACACTAATACTATATCTATAGGAATGCAATAATTGCTGACGCTTACATGCAACACTCGATGCTACGTCCATGACTGCAGAATGGCAACAAAAGAGAGTGTCAAGTTTGTCCATTTGCGTCTTAGGAGGCTGCTTCGCCCTTGACTTCCTCCTCCCCATGATTTAACCTTCTCCACTGCAGTATCACTTCTAATgagaaaaagaaagtaaaaaatagGGACAAGTGAGCTATGTAGAATTGTAGATAGACCTTGACAGGTCAAGTAGGAAAGTAGCAGGAGCATGCAAGATGGATGTTGCATGgttatggatatgaaaatatattaaatttcaaAGGATTAGCATTTTATATTTTACATGCCATCAAGACCATTGGTGTCAGAACTTTAAAATTGGTTATATAAGACTCATGATCCCGATCAAAAGAGTCAAACAATTCGAATCTCATCCCTGGATCTGGTTGATCCAGATCAAACAATATTGTTTATGTGATTTCTTGACTTTTACAATGACTTATTTATCTCTAATAAATCTTGAACACATACAATCAGCACCTACTTAGGCTTTAAGACGAGGAATATTAGGAGTTCTGAGGTGCTAAATGCAAAATCCTTTGCAGAGATGAGATTCTTCTACTGCAGTATTACATCTTAAAGCAAATTCAGAATTATGGTTTATTTGGTCTTTAGGAGCATAAATTTCACCCTTATGGAGCCTTACAAAGTTCAGCCATAAGATGAGGAGGAAAAAAGATTACTCCTTCAGAGGCAAAATGAGATGGTTTTGCTTATGATGATGGCAGAAAAATGGACCGCATCATCATAATTTCTTTGGTCAAATGTTGCTACAAATGATAAAACATTGAGTCTGTTTCATCATGTACAATTTTACTAGAACTCAAACCCAAGTATCATTGAACAAAAAGGTCCATAATTCATGCACGGCTACGTCCTTTTGCATCAATTCAATTATCCTAGTACATTCAAGTTTAAGTAAAATCAGAGTCTACCAACCTGCTTTCACCTAATTCAGGCTACTCAATCTTCACAATTGGTCTTGCATCCCATCAATCCTATCATGATGAAGCAATGCACAAGTAGAGATGCTCATTTTATGGTCTGT contains the following coding sequences:
- the LOC140856628 gene encoding ubiquinone biosynthesis O-methyltransferase, mitochondrial-like isoform X2 is translated as MLACLVIEHVADPLEFCKSLAALTAPTGATVISTINRSVRSYATAIIAAEYLLNWLPKGTHQWSRFLTPEELVLILQRASISEMAGFVYNPLTREWSLSDDTSVNFIVFGAKGSE
- the LOC140856628 gene encoding ubiquinone biosynthesis O-methyltransferase, mitochondrial-like isoform X1, yielding MLACLVIEHVADPLEFCKSLAALTAPTGATVISTINRSVRSYATAIIAAEYLLNWLPKGTHQWSRFLTPEELVLILQRASISVQEMAGFVYNPLTREWSLSDDTSVNFIVFGAKGSE